From Candidatus Binatia bacterium:
GGCAGATCACGATTCTTAAGCGGGGGAAAAGCTCGAAGACGTTGCTGTGCGAGAGCACGTGCATGGCGATGAACTCTTCGGTGTAGTTGTTCATCTGGTAGTTGTGCGGGACGACCTCGATGCGCGGGTCGAAGCTCGTCGACGGATGCACCATCAACGGGACATCAAGCTCCTGCGCTTTCTTGTAGAGCGGGTGCCAGTAGGGCTCGTTCATGCCGGGCGCGTCTTTCCGGCCGCTCGGATCGGGATTCACGTAAGCGCCGACGAACCCCAGCTCTTTCACGGCGCGTTCCAGCTCGGCGACGCAATTGCTCGTGTCGAGCTGGGAATTCTGCGGCAGTTGCGCCATGCCGAGAAAGCGATCCGGATGGAGCTTCACGATTCGCGCGATCACGTCGTTGGTGATGCGGGCAATATCCTGCTGAAGAAACGGTCGGGTCCACTGCCACATAGCCACAGGCCGCGGGCCGATGAGCTGGACGTCGATCTTTCTTTCGTCCATGCCTTTCAAGTGGCTCTTCTGCGAATTGGCGAGCGCCTCGTCGGGCATCTCCAGCTTTCTTCCCGGCGTGTTGAGCGAGATCGTCGCGCCGAGATGCCCTCTGAAATGGGGCGGTGTGGTCATGTGGCCGTGAACGTCGATGACTTTAGTATTCTGGTACATTTGTGCCTCTCCTTTTTTAGT
This genomic window contains:
- a CDS encoding amidohydrolase family protein, translating into MYQNTKVIDVHGHMTTPPHFRGHLGATISLNTPGRKLEMPDEALANSQKSHLKGMDERKIDVQLIGPRPVAMWQWTRPFLQQDIARITNDVIARIVKLHPDRFLGMAQLPQNSQLDTSNCVAELERAVKELGFVGAYVNPDPSGRKDAPGMNEPYWHPLYKKAQELDVPLMVHPSTSFDPRIEVVPHNYQMNNYTEEFIAMHVLSHSNVFELFPRLRIVICHCGGALNRFIPTDHHIAQKDLRNNLFYDCCAYDDNFLTAAIKQKGVDQMMFGTEFPGSGGAARPDTGRPSDDVLPVIDSLPFLSSEDKVKIFNKNALKVFTKVKV